The Solibacillus sp. FSL R7-0682 genome includes a window with the following:
- a CDS encoding FecCD family ABC transporter permease — translation MKGSNQHILLFSIIMPFLIVAVFFISVSFGTKAIQFSEIIDAIFRFDESNANHQIILSGRIPRAIAVLLVGAFLAAAGAIMQGITRNFLASPSIMGVTDGSAFFITMAFVFLPGISSFKLVLISMLGSLFGGALVFGFASVIKNGLSPVRLAIIGTVIGTFLSSFGTAIAMYHQISQTITMWYNSKVHMVNMDLVLLCAPIGLVGLLLAIALSGAVTITALGEDVAVSLGQKTRVVKVLSMLSVAILTGTAVALVGKIAFVGLVVPHIIRMLMGVDYRMIIPCSAVFGAFFLSVCDLMSRYVNFPFETPIGVVTAIIGVPFFLYLIRSKGGEKYAA, via the coding sequence TTGAAAGGCTCGAACCAGCACATTTTATTGTTTTCTATCATTATGCCTTTTTTAATTGTAGCGGTATTTTTCATTTCAGTTTCATTTGGTACGAAAGCAATTCAATTTTCTGAGATTATTGATGCAATATTTAGATTTGATGAGAGCAATGCCAATCATCAAATTATTTTATCTGGTCGTATTCCGAGAGCTATAGCGGTACTTCTAGTTGGTGCCTTTTTAGCAGCAGCTGGTGCCATTATGCAAGGAATCACCCGAAATTTTTTAGCATCTCCTTCTATTATGGGGGTTACGGATGGGTCAGCTTTTTTCATTACAATGGCTTTCGTATTTTTACCCGGGATTTCAAGCTTTAAATTAGTATTAATTTCAATGTTGGGATCTTTATTTGGGGGGGCATTAGTTTTCGGTTTTGCCTCTGTTATTAAAAATGGTTTATCACCTGTAAGGTTAGCAATTATCGGTACGGTTATTGGAACATTTTTAAGTAGTTTTGGTACAGCGATTGCGATGTATCATCAAATTTCACAAACAATAACGATGTGGTATAACTCAAAAGTACATATGGTCAATATGGATTTAGTGTTACTTTGTGCGCCAATTGGACTTGTAGGGCTACTACTTGCTATCGCTCTATCAGGTGCTGTCACAATTACTGCACTAGGTGAAGATGTGGCCGTAAGCTTAGGGCAAAAAACGCGCGTAGTTAAAGTATTAAGTATGCTATCCGTAGCGATATTAACAGGTACAGCGGTTGCATTAGTTGGAAAAATTGCATTTGTTGGACTTGTAGTCCCTCATATTATTCGTATGTTAATGGGGGTAGATTATCGTATGATAATTCCTTGCTCAGCAGTGTTTGGTGCCTTTTTCTTATCCGTGTGTGATTTAATGAGTCGCTATGTAAATTTTCCATTCGAGACACCGATTGGAGTAGTGACTGCAATAATTGGCGTACCATTCTTCTTATATTTAATTCGTAGTAAGGGCGGTGAAAAATATGCCGCTTAA
- a CDS encoding ABC transporter substrate-binding protein, giving the protein MVKRYQAILSVAALSLMLAACNADEEEVKTSSATQTEEASTDGAKTEAANENATKTIDYLGQTYEVPVKIDKIIAASLESMEDSVVLGIKPVGVISADGSSIPKYLEKELAGATVVGSKREPSTEAMLALDPDVIVSSSKFDETKMANFNKVATTFPYSHISTNWKENLALLGQLAGKEAEAKEAIANYESALQSAKESIATSELKGKDVLLIRVRGGLAVYPEAVYFNPSLYEDLGLQVPAGLAALKAKTETKITYETLAEWNPDVILLQFSEDENTDTPEILKEVLDNPIFNSVTAAKENQVYVNIIDPLAQGGTAWSKINFLNAFNENVAK; this is encoded by the coding sequence ATTGTGAAAAGATATCAAGCGATTTTAAGTGTTGCAGCATTATCGTTAATGCTTGCAGCTTGTAATGCAGACGAAGAGGAAGTAAAAACATCTTCCGCTACGCAAACAGAAGAGGCTTCAACGGATGGAGCAAAAACGGAAGCAGCAAATGAAAACGCAACGAAAACGATTGATTATTTAGGTCAAACTTATGAAGTACCAGTTAAAATCGATAAAATAATCGCTGCAAGCTTAGAATCAATGGAAGATTCAGTAGTATTAGGTATAAAACCAGTAGGTGTTATTTCAGCTGATGGTAGTTCAATTCCAAAATACTTAGAAAAAGAATTAGCAGGTGCAACGGTTGTAGGTAGTAAAAGAGAACCTAGTACAGAAGCAATGTTAGCTCTTGATCCCGATGTTATTGTAAGTTCAAGTAAATTCGATGAAACAAAAATGGCTAATTTCAATAAAGTAGCAACAACATTCCCTTACTCACACATTTCGACAAATTGGAAAGAAAACCTAGCTCTATTAGGTCAATTAGCTGGTAAAGAAGCAGAGGCGAAAGAAGCGATTGCTAATTATGAGTCTGCATTACAATCAGCGAAAGAATCAATTGCTACTAGTGAATTAAAAGGCAAAGATGTGTTATTAATTCGCGTACGTGGAGGACTAGCTGTATATCCTGAGGCAGTATATTTCAATCCATCATTATATGAAGATTTAGGTTTACAAGTTCCCGCCGGCTTAGCCGCTTTAAAAGCAAAAACTGAAACGAAAATTACTTATGAAACTTTAGCAGAATGGAATCCAGATGTGATTCTTTTACAATTCTCTGAAGACGAAAATACGGACACGCCTGAAATATTAAAAGAAGTTTTGGATAATCCAATTTTCAACAGTGTAACAGCAGCAAAAGAAAATCAAGTCTATGTAAATATCATTGACCCACTAGCTCAAGGTGGTACAGCTTGGTCAAAAATTAATTTCTTAAATGCATTTAATGAAAATGTAGCGAAATAA
- a CDS encoding AraC family transcriptional regulator, whose product MNIQLNDIIKYFAEASIQFADLFVTNLVPGIHDTNRTTAAHYSGLVITLSGSADFSLNGTTYSLHKGCILHAGPTMHIGIKATSIEPWKYVVFHYKTLESDIQFGNCHFLIETGESNRLDYFVQQLLYFEKIPGDLNKLKCKSLFLKFVETMLVCAKMQTTSNVVDHAIAFMTENYPQPISIAEIAEEVGCERRRLSYLFDKQMGMSPIQFLTEIRLKQSKEILRTTTIPIKEIAEMVGYQDGFYFCRVFKKQYELTPSEYRKQF is encoded by the coding sequence ATGAACATTCAACTGAATGATATAATTAAATATTTTGCTGAAGCATCCATCCAATTTGCGGATTTATTTGTAACAAATTTGGTACCAGGTATTCATGATACGAATCGCACTACTGCAGCCCATTATAGTGGACTAGTCATTACGCTTTCAGGCAGTGCTGATTTTTCATTAAATGGTACGACGTACTCTTTACATAAAGGTTGTATTTTACATGCAGGCCCAACAATGCACATTGGAATTAAAGCAACGAGTATAGAACCGTGGAAATATGTTGTATTTCATTATAAAACATTAGAAAGCGATATTCAGTTTGGCAATTGTCATTTTTTAATTGAAACTGGAGAATCAAATCGGCTCGATTATTTTGTTCAACAACTCCTTTATTTTGAAAAAATCCCTGGTGATTTAAATAAGCTTAAGTGTAAATCCCTATTTTTAAAATTCGTAGAAACAATGCTTGTTTGCGCAAAAATGCAAACAACAAGTAATGTCGTAGATCATGCCATCGCATTTATGACGGAAAATTATCCACAGCCTATTTCTATTGCAGAAATAGCGGAAGAAGTAGGGTGTGAGCGAAGAAGATTATCCTATTTATTTGATAAGCAGATGGGGATGTCTCCAATTCAGTTTTTAACAGAAATACGTTTAAAGCAATCTAAGGAAATTTTACGTACGACGACGATACCGATAAAAGAAATTGCAGAGATGGTTGGCTACCAAGATGGTTTTTATTTTTGTAGAGTATTCAAAAAACAATACGAGCTTACACCTTCAGAGTATCGAAAACAATTTTAA
- a CDS encoding GlpM family protein yields the protein MFYVIQFIIGGTVMLLAAWLSRSNLHFLSGVITLLPILTLFNMHLQMKSMTEETFHLVQQNAIFGALGMVLFTALVFYFTTLWKPGQAVLTALAIYIIFMAVGKPIVTMIQQA from the coding sequence GTGTTTTATGTCATCCAGTTTATTATCGGGGGGACTGTTATGCTGCTTGCCGCGTGGCTTAGTCGCTCCAACCTGCATTTTTTATCAGGCGTTATTACATTGCTGCCTATTTTAACTTTGTTCAATATGCACCTTCAAATGAAGAGCATGACAGAGGAAACCTTTCATCTCGTTCAACAAAATGCGATTTTCGGTGCTCTCGGTATGGTGTTATTTACAGCACTTGTTTTTTATTTCACTACCTTATGGAAACCCGGACAAGCAGTATTAACTGCACTCGCTATTTATATTATCTTTATGGCAGTAGGTAAACCAATTGTGACAATGATCCAACAAGCATAA
- a CDS encoding sigma-70 family RNA polymerase sigma factor has protein sequence MDEQQLDTLMKKHTAALFRIAYYYTKNLHTAEDIVQDVFIKFYEKQLEMKEIEATKYLTKMTINKAKDYLKSWHYQKLLFQEKWLKFHKANHIDPLIKCDEEAVISKAVISKAVLSLPLKLREVIVYYYLEGYSVKQVAEFLQLNENTVKSRLVKARNELKGRLENVEWEVLLNDSI, from the coding sequence ATGGATGAACAGCAATTGGATACGCTCATGAAAAAGCATACTGCAGCACTTTTTCGGATTGCTTATTATTATACAAAAAATTTACATACAGCTGAAGATATTGTGCAGGATGTGTTCATTAAATTTTATGAGAAGCAGCTAGAGATGAAAGAAATTGAAGCAACAAAATATTTAACAAAAATGACCATTAATAAAGCAAAGGATTATTTGAAAAGCTGGCATTATCAAAAGTTACTTTTTCAGGAAAAGTGGTTGAAATTTCATAAAGCCAATCATATAGACCCCTTAATAAAGTGTGATGAGGAAGCAGTCATAAGTAAAGCAGTCATAAGTAAAGCAGTTTTAAGCCTCCCATTAAAACTTCGAGAGGTCATCGTCTACTATTATTTAGAAGGCTATAGTGTGAAGCAGGTAGCTGAATTTTTACAGCTGAATGAAAATACGGTGAAATCAAGACTTGTTAAAGCTCGAAATGAATTAAAAGGAAGACTCGAGAATGTCGAATGGGAGGTATTACTGAATGACTCGATTTAA
- a CDS encoding MetQ/NlpA family ABC transporter substrate-binding protein: MKKLTILLLSLLTALFLAACGGNDSATDDKEIKLGATAGPYSDMLKKIIIPQLEEKGYSVELVEFSDYVQPNVALDNGDIDANLFQHTIYLENFEQQNNMDLEALIIVPTAPMGFFSNSLSNVEDIKEGATVAIPNDPSNAARTLSTLAKQGLIEISPDVEELKASEKDIVKNDLNLVFHPVEAASLPRQIDSVDISSVPGNFALAAGLKLTDALFLEDMPDQYRNVVAVKADNKDSQLAKDLIEIVESEQFEKKIDEEFEGFGKPSWMSNR; this comes from the coding sequence ATGAAGAAGTTAACGATTTTATTGCTATCCCTTTTAACTGCTCTCTTTTTAGCAGCATGTGGAGGAAATGATAGCGCCACAGACGATAAGGAAATTAAGCTTGGAGCAACTGCTGGACCGTATAGTGATATGTTAAAGAAGATAATAATTCCGCAATTGGAGGAAAAGGGCTACTCAGTTGAATTAGTTGAATTTAGTGATTATGTTCAACCAAACGTTGCATTAGACAATGGGGACATTGATGCGAACTTGTTCCAGCACACCATTTACTTAGAAAACTTTGAGCAGCAAAACAATATGGATTTAGAAGCATTAATAATTGTACCAACTGCACCAATGGGATTCTTCTCTAACTCATTATCTAACGTAGAAGATATTAAGGAAGGAGCAACTGTTGCCATTCCAAATGATCCGTCCAATGCTGCGCGTACACTTAGTACATTAGCAAAACAAGGACTAATTGAAATTAGTCCAGACGTAGAAGAACTAAAAGCATCAGAAAAGGATATCGTGAAAAATGATTTAAACTTAGTATTTCATCCTGTAGAAGCGGCTTCTTTACCACGTCAAATTGATAGTGTAGATATTTCTTCTGTACCAGGGAATTTTGCTCTCGCAGCCGGGTTAAAATTAACGGATGCACTATTTTTAGAAGATATGCCTGATCAATACCGTAATGTTGTAGCGGTAAAGGCAGATAATAAAGATTCCCAGCTTGCTAAGGACTTAATAGAAATTGTTGAATCTGAGCAGTTTGAAAAGAAAATTGATGAGGAATTTGAAGGTTTTGGCAAACCAAGCTGGATGAGTAATCGTTAA
- a CDS encoding methionine ABC transporter permease codes for MFDVAHFVSMIPDIGKSFRETLLMISISTAASLLIGLPLGVLLFVTEKGMFWGNRFIHSVFGFSINLVRSIPYIILLVALFPLTKLLVGSTIGPIAASVSLSIAAIPFFARIVQTSMREIDPGIIEATIAVGASPWMIIKDVLLPEARSSIIQGVTLTIISLVAYSAMAGVVGGGGIGDLAIRFGYYRYDNTIMISTVAILVILVALIQISGDLIARKVDKR; via the coding sequence ATGTTTGATGTAGCCCATTTTGTTTCTATGATACCAGATATCGGAAAATCGTTTAGAGAAACATTGCTCATGATAAGTATTTCAACTGCAGCATCCTTACTAATCGGTTTGCCATTAGGTGTATTGTTGTTCGTGACGGAGAAGGGAATGTTTTGGGGAAATCGATTTATACATAGTGTCTTTGGCTTTAGCATTAATCTTGTTCGCTCTATTCCCTACATCATTTTACTTGTTGCACTGTTCCCATTAACAAAGCTACTCGTTGGAAGTACGATTGGACCAATTGCTGCAAGTGTGTCGTTATCTATTGCCGCTATTCCATTTTTTGCGCGAATTGTACAGACATCGATGCGTGAAATTGATCCAGGGATTATTGAGGCAACGATTGCAGTTGGAGCATCACCGTGGATGATTATTAAGGATGTTCTATTACCGGAAGCACGTTCTAGCATAATACAAGGTGTGACCTTAACAATTATAAGCTTAGTTGCTTACTCTGCCATGGCAGGAGTTGTTGGCGGTGGTGGAATTGGGGATTTAGCCATTCGCTTTGGCTATTATCGTTATGATAATACGATTATGATTTCGACAGTAGCTATTTTAGTTATACTCGTTGCACTTATTCAAATAAGTGGCGATTTAATAGCAAGAAAAGTAGATAAAAGATAA
- a CDS encoding methionine ABC transporter ATP-binding protein, producing the protein MIEVRKLSKIYEIKKRQVVGVDNVSLTIKKGDIFGIVGYSGAGKSSLLRCINLLEKPTTGEIIVDGQNLIDLSSSELRQARLKIGMIFQHFYLINQKTIAENIRFALKASHYPANKMDQRIDELLKMVGLSDKRDVYPSQLSGGQKQRVGIARALANNPSVLLCDEATSALDPKTTLSILKLLKEINERLGITIVLITHEMDVVKEICNRMAIMQDGRIVEEGEVYDIFASPKQALTQEFIQSVVSFHIPPAILQDVQGEIIQIIFKGDIAGEGIISDMLQQFSIRGNFLHGTIEYIQDKPLGIFIMELLGEKQIVEDAKKYLLARGTVVEVLQHV; encoded by the coding sequence ATGATTGAAGTACGAAAATTGTCTAAAATTTATGAAATAAAGAAACGCCAAGTAGTTGGTGTCGATAATGTGTCGCTTACTATTAAGAAAGGGGATATCTTTGGCATTGTTGGCTATTCAGGTGCAGGGAAAAGCTCATTACTCCGCTGTATCAATTTATTAGAAAAGCCTACTACTGGAGAGATCATTGTTGATGGGCAAAATTTAATAGACTTGTCGAGTAGTGAATTAAGACAGGCAAGGCTTAAAATTGGCATGATTTTTCAACACTTTTATTTAATCAATCAAAAAACGATTGCTGAAAATATTCGATTTGCTTTGAAGGCTTCGCATTATCCAGCAAACAAAATGGATCAACGAATCGATGAGTTACTCAAAATGGTTGGTTTATCCGATAAGCGAGACGTATATCCAAGCCAATTATCAGGTGGGCAAAAGCAACGTGTTGGTATCGCCCGTGCCCTTGCGAATAACCCTTCTGTTTTATTATGCGATGAAGCGACAAGTGCACTGGACCCAAAAACAACGCTGTCGATTTTAAAGTTACTGAAGGAAATTAACGAGCGATTAGGTATTACAATTGTTCTCATTACCCATGAAATGGACGTTGTAAAGGAGATTTGCAATCGGATGGCAATAATGCAGGATGGTCGTATTGTGGAAGAAGGGGAAGTATATGACATATTTGCGAGCCCAAAACAAGCTTTAACGCAAGAGTTTATTCAAAGTGTTGTCTCATTTCATATTCCTCCGGCTATTTTACAAGATGTCCAAGGTGAAATTATCCAAATCATTTTTAAAGGAGATATTGCCGGAGAGGGGATTATATCGGATATGCTTCAGCAATTTTCGATTCGAGGGAACTTCTTGCACGGGACAATTGAATATATTCAGGACAAACCGCTTGGCATTTTTATTATGGAACTACTAGGTGAAAAACAAATAGTAGAAGACGCAAAAAAATATTTATTAGCGCGCGGTACCGTTGTGGAGGTGCTTCAACATGTTTGA
- a CDS encoding FAD-binding oxidoreductase, protein MDYKYIKELLLNFLTEEQLSDNETVRIQHGEDESYHEPALPDLVVFPHSTEEVSQILKLANEHKFPVIPFGRGTSLEGHIIPYDGGISIDFNEMNTILAIEPDNFLVKVQPGVTRLQLNQELKKHGLFFSVDPGADATLGGMAATNASGTTAVRYGVMRDQVQDLEVVLANGDIIHTGNSAAKSSSGLHLNGLFVGSEGTLGCITELTLRVYGIPEHEVAGRAEFPSTELAVQAVTALKHAGILIGRVELVDPSSIRAVNCYSNTSYPEQATLFLEFQGNDAGLQHDVVFASEILQDYNCTNFQFEKDTAARNKLWNARHNIAYAFQHANPGKKLMSTDVCVPINELAGAVDFASNLLKQLQLTGGIMGHVGDGNFHAAIMIDIKNKHEVQLAKQYNQEIVDYALTREGTCTGEHGVGIGKRKYQQQEHGNAYFVMKAIKQTLDPNNIMNPNKLL, encoded by the coding sequence GTGGACTACAAGTATATTAAAGAACTATTACTTAATTTTTTAACCGAAGAACAACTATCAGACAACGAAACAGTAAGAATACAGCACGGTGAAGATGAATCCTATCATGAACCAGCATTGCCGGATTTAGTAGTTTTCCCCCATTCAACAGAGGAAGTAAGTCAAATTTTAAAATTAGCCAACGAGCATAAATTCCCAGTAATTCCATTTGGACGTGGCACAAGTTTGGAGGGACATATCATTCCATACGATGGAGGCATATCAATTGATTTCAATGAAATGAATACTATTTTAGCTATTGAACCTGATAATTTCCTCGTCAAAGTTCAACCGGGTGTAACACGTTTACAACTTAATCAAGAATTAAAAAAGCATGGATTATTTTTCTCCGTTGACCCTGGTGCTGATGCAACTTTAGGTGGCATGGCTGCAACAAATGCAAGTGGGACGACAGCTGTACGCTACGGCGTTATGCGAGATCAAGTGCAGGATTTAGAGGTTGTATTAGCAAATGGGGATATTATACATACAGGAAACAGTGCGGCAAAATCGTCATCCGGCTTACATTTAAATGGACTATTTGTTGGTTCGGAAGGTACTTTAGGTTGTATTACAGAGCTTACATTACGAGTTTACGGAATTCCAGAACATGAGGTAGCAGGAAGAGCAGAATTTCCTTCGACGGAATTAGCTGTACAAGCTGTTACAGCACTTAAACATGCTGGCATTTTAATTGGTCGAGTAGAGCTTGTTGACCCTTCATCGATTCGAGCAGTAAATTGTTACAGTAATACTAGCTATCCTGAACAAGCGACACTATTTCTAGAATTTCAAGGGAATGATGCTGGACTACAGCATGATGTTGTATTTGCTAGTGAAATTTTACAGGATTATAACTGTACGAACTTTCAATTTGAAAAGGATACAGCAGCGCGCAATAAGCTTTGGAATGCACGACACAATATTGCCTATGCCTTCCAACATGCGAATCCGGGAAAAAAATTGATGTCAACAGATGTATGTGTACCTATTAATGAGCTAGCTGGTGCTGTCGATTTCGCGTCGAACTTACTTAAACAACTCCAACTTACAGGAGGTATAATGGGACATGTCGGTGATGGGAATTTCCACGCGGCAATTATGATTGATATAAAAAATAAACATGAAGTTCAATTAGCAAAGCAATATAATCAAGAAATTGTCGATTATGCACTAACTCGTGAAGGTACATGTACTGGGGAACACGGGGTAGGGATTGGTAAAAGAAAGTATCAACAACAAGAACATGGCAATGCCTACTTTGTCATGAAAGCAATTAAACAAACCCTAGATCCAAATAATATTATGAATCCTAATAAATTGCTATAA
- a CDS encoding TraB/GumN family protein — protein MKKMTKHALATALGTSLIFTSVVPAIQAQEVTPNISNWAIETLNEGEKYGIFPLEWYYEGFRTTISTERLNALIDLTEKKIANLNLAKNEQFTPAVVKGNSTRGDIVNRLYNIVAQYDVEAGNNSVEYLQQRQVLIGSDKGLMLDELASTQDAVILAVRLIKDTYALTEQGAKGVAWVVEDEDTKIYLLGSIHLGIPDLYPFNKKLTDAFNESEGLFVEANILDPEGMSYFAEKAMYSDGTTIQEVISEEAYSKLEKVAEKLEISIDELAIQKPWLISNQLSLLTMDDSFGLTYEEMAMHGIDMQFLLSALLQQKPIYELEGTKAQADLFDSLSAEAQEKELVSVLDSILEPKGQTEESIELLASWFDSWKNGDVEGFKESFTEMEGEPAEFNQMLFGKRDEEMAKKIVSVLEEDQGTYFLVVGAGHFLVDKNIRYHLEQSGYKVVPFYE, from the coding sequence ATGAAAAAAATGACGAAACATGCTTTAGCTACCGCATTAGGAACATCATTAATATTTACTTCTGTTGTTCCAGCGATTCAAGCACAGGAAGTAACGCCAAATATTAGTAATTGGGCAATTGAAACATTGAATGAAGGGGAAAAGTATGGCATTTTCCCGTTGGAATGGTACTATGAAGGTTTTCGTACAACAATTTCAACGGAACGTTTAAATGCTTTAATTGACTTAACTGAGAAAAAAATTGCCAATTTAAACTTGGCGAAAAACGAACAGTTTACTCCTGCAGTTGTAAAAGGTAATTCAACAAGAGGTGATATTGTAAATCGCCTATATAATATTGTCGCACAATATGATGTTGAAGCTGGCAATAATTCTGTTGAATATTTACAACAACGTCAAGTGCTAATAGGTTCTGACAAAGGCTTAATGTTAGATGAACTTGCTTCGACACAAGATGCAGTTATTTTAGCTGTTCGTTTAATTAAGGATACATACGCGCTAACTGAACAAGGTGCAAAAGGTGTAGCTTGGGTTGTGGAAGATGAAGATACAAAAATTTATTTACTTGGATCTATCCACTTAGGTATTCCGGATTTATATCCATTTAACAAAAAATTAACAGATGCATTTAACGAATCTGAAGGATTATTTGTGGAAGCAAACATTCTTGATCCAGAAGGTATGTCTTACTTCGCTGAAAAAGCAATGTATTCGGATGGTACGACGATTCAAGAAGTAATTAGTGAGGAAGCCTATTCGAAACTTGAAAAGGTTGCAGAAAAACTAGAGATTTCAATCGATGAATTAGCCATTCAAAAACCTTGGTTAATTTCTAATCAACTTTCATTGCTAACGATGGACGATTCGTTTGGCTTAACCTATGAAGAAATGGCAATGCACGGAATTGATATGCAGTTTTTACTAAGTGCATTATTACAGCAAAAGCCAATTTATGAGCTAGAAGGAACAAAAGCTCAAGCAGATTTATTTGATTCACTAAGTGCTGAGGCACAAGAGAAGGAGTTAGTAAGCGTTTTAGATAGTATTTTAGAGCCAAAAGGACAAACAGAAGAAAGTATTGAATTATTGGCTTCTTGGTTTGATAGCTGGAAAAATGGCGATGTAGAAGGATTTAAAGAAAGCTTTACTGAAATGGAAGGGGAGCCAGCAGAATTTAATCAAATGTTGTTTGGTAAGCGAGATGAAGAAATGGCGAAAAAGATTGTTTCTGTGCTAGAAGAGGATCAAGGAACTTATTTCTTAGTTGTAGGGGCTGGACACTTTTTAGTAGATAAAAACATTCGTTACCATTTAGAGCAAAGTGGTTATAAAGTTGTACCATTTTATGAATAA
- a CDS encoding DUF3298 domain-containing protein has translation MKKNKLQKLKNQYEETPIPVELDEVIEKSLQRNNKKRWQPKWFIGTAAAAMILFTAGINSSPTFAKNIAQIPILSSVVEVLSFTKFEVKDGNHEASIEVPKITGDSEEIKALNAQYEAEGRALYDQYLDFAEEMDDKGHYGIDSGYVVFTENEQLLSFGRYVVEMVGSSSTTMKYTTIDKQQQIAITLQSLFKDNSYISIINQYIEQKMREEIVESNQEKMYWVRDGEGVEEDLIEVFETIKEDQNFYITEQGKLVIAFDKYEVAPGYMGLVEFEIPTELLSDVLVSNEYIK, from the coding sequence ATGAAAAAAAATAAGTTACAAAAGCTAAAAAATCAATATGAGGAAACGCCAATTCCTGTTGAATTAGATGAGGTAATAGAAAAAAGCTTACAACGAAATAACAAAAAACGTTGGCAACCGAAATGGTTTATAGGTACGGCTGCAGCAGCAATGATTTTATTTACAGCTGGTATCAATAGTAGTCCAACATTTGCAAAAAATATTGCGCAAATTCCGATATTAAGCTCTGTTGTTGAAGTACTATCTTTTACTAAGTTTGAAGTGAAAGATGGGAATCACGAGGCATCGATTGAGGTTCCAAAAATCACAGGCGATTCAGAGGAAATTAAAGCGCTTAATGCTCAATATGAAGCAGAAGGTCGTGCACTTTATGATCAATATTTAGATTTTGCTGAGGAAATGGATGATAAAGGGCATTATGGAATTGATAGTGGGTATGTTGTATTTACTGAAAATGAACAGCTGCTTTCTTTTGGTCGTTATGTAGTAGAAATGGTTGGGTCTTCTTCAACGACGATGAAGTATACGACCATCGATAAACAACAACAAATTGCGATTACTTTACAAAGTCTATTTAAAGATAATTCCTATATTTCTATAATTAACCAATATATTGAACAAAAAATGCGTGAAGAAATTGTGGAATCCAATCAAGAAAAAATGTATTGGGTTAGAGACGGTGAAGGTGTTGAAGAAGATTTAATCGAGGTTTTTGAAACGATAAAAGAAGACCAAAATTTCTACATTACTGAGCAAGGAAAACTTGTAATTGCATTTGATAAATACGAAGTTGCACCAGGGTATATGGGATTAGTTGAATTTGAAATCCCTACAGAGCTACTGAGTGATGTTTTAGTAAGTAACGAGTATATAAAATAA
- a CDS encoding RNA polymerase sigma factor, translating into MNKRLEQQFIQYVRDNKKQLYLLAYSYVKNEQDALDVVQESIQKAWQSLHTLINIEQMKSWLYKIVVRTAIDFLRKMKRIQVMDDETLSYLCEEKYDEYRDTDLEIALDHLPMQFKEVIILRYFEDLKIEDIAEILSIPLSTAKSRLYKALKLLKIELDDGGEYYEKK; encoded by the coding sequence ATGAATAAACGTTTAGAACAGCAATTCATTCAATATGTGCGGGACAACAAGAAGCAGCTTTATTTATTAGCTTATAGCTACGTCAAAAATGAACAAGACGCACTCGACGTCGTGCAAGAAAGCATTCAAAAGGCTTGGCAATCGTTACACACCCTGATTAACATTGAGCAAATGAAAAGTTGGTTATACAAAATTGTTGTCCGTACAGCTATTGATTTTTTAAGAAAAATGAAACGTATCCAAGTAATGGATGATGAAACCCTCAGTTATTTATGTGAGGAAAAATATGATGAATACCGTGATACAGATTTAGAAATCGCATTGGATCATTTACCGATGCAATTTAAAGAAGTAATTATTTTACGGTATTTTGAAGATTTAAAAATTGAAGATATTGCAGAAATTTTATCAATTCCATTGAGTACGGCTAAATCACGCCTTTATAAAGCGTTAAAATTATTGAAAATCGAATTAGACGATGGAGGAGAATACTATGAAAAAAAATAA